AGGAAATAGTTCCAATTTACTTTGTCTTCTATAATCTTATAGTTGTGCTCAAGGCTTGTACGAAGCTCGATCACAGAACAGCATCCCTCTGTGTGAGAACACTAAGACGTTAATAGGCTTATgtttacacaatttaaaaacattaatagtaaataaattaaaattattctttcaataggtaaaaaaacaacACGATGCTGCGTTAGAATACTTACAGAAAATATCACCATTTGAAGATAGACTGTTGACAACTGAGTGAGTAAATTGCTTTATTATATCCTAACTTTGGGTGTTCGATGTGTGTGTGGGTGCGTGTGTGAGTGTTTTCGTGAGCGTGGGAGCGTGCGTGCGCGCGCGTTcctgcgcgcgtgtgtgtgcgtgggtttgtgtgtgtgtgtatgttaccctaaataaatatttatttcttaaaattattttttgccaATCTTAATGAATCTGAAATTATTTTGCTGAATTAAAAGTGTTATATATAAAACCTATTCTAAAATGCAGGTATACAGCACTATAAAAAATACCTCACTTgatctaaatattaaaacttatggacgaaaataaagatattttaattttttcttattggCAATAAAGTTTCTGGCTGGCTGTGAATAATCAATAATTCATTTCAGAGATGCTGAAGAGAAATGTAAAGTTTATCAGGAGTACATTGATACTGTGAAGGAATTGTCCCACGAGGATAAATATTCCGAATGTGATAGTAGAGGTATACTTAAGGTAAGATATTCTTAAGcaatacttttaaaacatggGTAAATAGGTCATGTTTGTGATTATTAAGTAAACTACTTCATATCTCTAtccatacaacgtgtaacggaattacgaaatactgttgaagggtgcgtcagtatatttcataaggaatcacccttaaaaaatattgaatcaaaagaagcatatttatttttccatacaacctAATTAAAATCATGCACACCACTGTTGATTAAAGATTTCACTCCTTatattagaagaagaagaatcacTTTATGGCACGAAAAGCATAATATAACACAGCtaacacaaaataacaataataagaaatgattaaaaaatgtagacatgcaaaggtggccttattttGCTGCAAGCAAATATCTTacaggagatccgtaggagaacgtctagagttatcgacatagctcggagaaccgatggacgtggGGGTCGTAAGGTGCTGGAGCTCAttcgagtcgctgggagccgctggaggcaagcggcccaggacagtggactgtggaactccctaaaaaagacctacgtccagcagtctattggttgaaatgatgatggtgataatgattATCTTACAGGCAATCTTTGACTTTACCAGGTACTATACGATCGCGCTACAACAGAGTGTCTGTCATGCGAGGCCTCACATGGGTTGCTGCTAGCGTTTGTACGGCACGTACGCAACACCTCATCTCGCGCCACCATACATCGGGTGCTGGAACTATGCGCGCGGCGATGTCCGCGTAAAGCCACGTTCTGGATACTAAAGATGCAGCAAGCTGAGCATGAAAACAAGGGGATCGATGAGGTAAGTTTGagcaatgaaaaatattacttacctcaatggtgaaggaaaacatcgcgaggaaacctgcacgcctgagagttctccatgatgttctcaaagttgtgtggagtgtTCCAATCTCATTGTTTGATACTCATcatgggaggagaccagtgccctgctatgaatttaagtaacaAGTCCCGTGTTCGTTTTCCGGCAATGTCAATTTGGAAATCTATTATCAGTgatccataaagggattttcccatttattgcttaatattttcaatgcccaccaataaagcaaaaaaaaaaaacacttcagcTACCTTAAAAACTTCcgttttacataattatttatttttctgccTTTGTTCAGGTGAAATCGATATTCGAGAGTGCTCTATCAAAAGGCATGGATTCTTATAAGCAAGCGGAGGCTTTATGGCTTAGCTACTTGGAGCAGTCCCGAAGACGCACCGATTTTGCTACTCAGGATCACGTGGACCGACTGCGACGCACATTCAGGCTTGCTTGGGACTCGCTGGCTGaggtatgaatgaatacaattttatcatACCATCGCGTCAAGACAacagattaaattaaaagtggAATTTGGTGAAGGTACCTGTATTGATTACACTTAATTTTTTCATagatctaatttttttttattccactacaagttaacccttgactgaaatTTGATCTGGTGgagtccctaacaggttaccccgaTTAGGTTAGTcgtactcctaatcggtttctacgctacataGCACTGGaccacaaatttatttaattaaaaaaaaactttcagttactttttagtgtaaagatctttttaaaaatattaaaaaactaataaaagcaTACATTCTGATAGCTATCGCACGGGTTTTTACTTAGCTATAATTTATGTACACATTTAAATTACAgcgaataaatgattttaattatattattatttttgataaagaatatctctttttattttaaattaatatatgttttttctCCTATTAAAACCTTTATACCAAAagtaatttacataataacacTAGTTAGAAAAATTTAGTATACGCGTAAACGAGTTCAATTGGGAGGCAATACCGTCCGTGGAGTATTCGGTAGGACGCACCGCTGAGTGCTTAGGCGAGTGCTAGGCTTAGGAGTTATGCTATGTTAAGATTTATCAAGGCCTTAAAGAGTTATTGACCGAGCACTTCTACTGTCATCGTTTATTAAATTCCATAATTATTCAATTATGATACCAAACATAATTGGTTCAAAACGGTATATAAATTAAGCTAACTATAGTATCTCGGTCGTATCCTCTTTACGTTTAATGAACACCTAAATATGTCTTGATTACATATCGCGTCAATATTTTAAAGTCCTTTATGGTAATActtcaaaacaataatataataaaatagttttcagATGCATATTCCtaattatttccaatattttgtgCAGGCCTGGGGAGATGAAGCCAATGACAGCGAAATACCTTTATTTTGGGCTCGGCTCGAATATAAGAGAATAAAAGATCCAGCGCAAGGAAAGGAAATATTTGAGGAGATTTTTAGTGAGTACTTCTCTGACTgatctgattttttttaatgcttattGTGTTGTACTCGAATCCTAATTTGAACTGAACTTAACAGCTCTATGAATGGCAATATCTTTTTGAACAGAGATCAATGGGATAACGGTGACACGTTTTTCGTTAATGGTAATTGTTTTCGAAAATTGAATATGAAACTTAATACTTAATATGAAAATAGGTAccattcttaaataataattcaaaatttaagtaCCTTTTTGTCTGTAACTGTAAcaatttaagaattaaattcCTAATCCTTTTGATAAGAGATTAGGAATTTAATGTTTCTGCTAAATATATAGTactaaaaattgtttgtttgttttgttttaaaaatatctttattaattaaataattgtattacagttcatatcctagTGACTAGCCTAGGTTAATCAAACAActaatatattacttacagtttagcaggttacaacacctttttaaaactttacagcatataaacaaaacatttttaacaacttattgagctGCATAACAGATgttaataacttgttttacttAGTACAGacatacgtttattaataaaattaaatgcatttaattgttcatgatattaatccttatttttataatttaaaagaggGTAGAACTCGGAACTATGCAACAGTTACGTACAAAGCATTCAGAGGCCAAGGAAGTAGTTATGTGGTAGTCGGTATCGATTATACTTATCGATATATGATAAGTCTTTATACCGGCTTTTGCCAATTGCGGACACAagcgaatttttatgttttatattacaaaCAATATAGAACTTTTAGATTGACCCAGTATGAAAGCGTGAAactaaaaatagtgctgtccttttccaAAAGAATCACTAGGAGAAAGATGACACTATAAGTAACGTCAGTATAGTGGCGTCATTGTCAGTAAAATCAAACAGATAAAAATAAGTAGTTTCATgaacaatattataatgttattccAGAATACGGAGAGAACAAAACCCTTTCAAAATATTGGGAGGCTTTAATAAACTTGGAACGTACAAGGGACCCTCCCGCGCCCGAACGTAAGTTGCGCGATCTTCACAAGAGGGCGTTGCGATGCGTCAACGACTATCCGCCAGCAGTTGCGCGACTGTGGACCGACTACGAGCGGGACTTCGGCCAGTTGGCGACTGGGGTCGAGTGTGCAGAGTTGTGTGAGGTGAGAGACTTTAGTTTAAATTGCTTCTTTACATACATTGTTTTTACATTTCTGATTATATGTAAACTATCTTTTAGTTAGTTAcgttttagtgtaaagtatatgttaggaaaaaaataaaaacacacgtaaaaaaaatgctttctgttttgtttgtttttatttgtttaccacacatgtgttttttattgatttttaaaatcataaaaaaagaagaaaatagacTTTAGACCCttaaaaccttaataaaaataaatatatactacgacaatattaaTTACCCGTAGTAAAAATAACGTGTACCAATCAAGAGTCGCTTTAGTTCGAGAGATAAAGCGAGCGATCGAAAAgcctaattttttaaattttattccacgacaagttagcccttgactgcaatcccaggTGGTAAGACTGagattgtaacgggctaacccgtttggcagtttttatttattaaactgacATCATACCGGGACGCTACGTCGTGTACGCATTTCAGAAAtcgtaaattcaaaaattgccGCTGCTAGGGATCTATCCCAGGACGTTGCACTTAAAACCTCAGCGCTAAGGGGGTCGGTATAagtctagttttatttatttaatataaagtttactaattaaagcttattttttgtttataaaagctCTACCGATTAAGGGGTGAACGCCGGGTGGTTTCCTAAAGATCGCATGTTCAAATCACACCTATTGCACAGTGTAACTATAGACAAATGTTCTCTTACGTAACAGGAGAAACTTCAGAAATGGCGCGAAAGTTATCAAGCTATGAAAGACAAAATGATTGGTCAGAAAAAGAAGGGCAAACAGATTCCCAACAAGAAACCCAAAGTtgacaataaaaagaaaaaagatgaAAAGACAAACAAGGGGAAAAGGAAGTCTGATGACAGTTCGGAAAACACAGAAGTGAAGAGGAAAAAGGATGCTGATATGGAAGTGGACGTGCCAGATGAGGAGGGAGATACTGGAGGCGGGGTTAAGAGATCACATGATGAGGATGAAGGAGGAAGTAAGTATTAGTATGTGATTTTTGGCTCTACATCTCTTACAGTTAacttcattatatcaacccattacccgtccactacagtgcacggggctcccccaacaatgagaagggctcagGGCCGTACCCGTAACCCAGTTAGTTGTAGtgtcacgctggcccagtgctcagggttggtggactccacgagAATTTTATGGAAAACgaaggtatgcaggtttcctcaagatgctTTCTTTCAcccttaaagcaagttatattttaattgcttaaaacgcacaaaataGTAAACGAAGGATAATAGAGAAGAGTGAGAGAAGATGTACGCTATCCCTATTTCTCGACTAATGTTTTTAATACGAAAACGAAATAGAACTGGCATACCACCTATCAGGTTAGCTCGTTCCCattttatactgcatcatcacttaccaccaggtgagattgcaagaGCTAACGTGCattggaaaaaaaaacgtaatagtGTGAAAGGAAAATCGCAAAAAAGTACgcaattgtgttttaaaatagcaTTTGCTTGAGTTTTATCATAGGAACtgtgtatttttaaaagatctaagatCTGTGCAAGAAAATACGTCAAACTATTGCTTGGTTAAATGTGCTGTTAAAAGGAACATTTGTCTGTGCGAAAAGTCTCCTAATACATTTGTTTCCGTTTTTTCCACGTGAATTATCATGTCCGAAACATTTGTGTGCTATCTAAAGCATTTGTTTGTACTCACTGTAAAACATTTGCTATATGATGTCATATTGGCGTTGTTTCAAAATCTCGACAAATTTACAAAACGCTCTGGCATCGAGTTCAGGTGGCTTGTATGTTTCCAAATAGTAAACATTAGTATAGCAAATGCCTTGTAACAAATAGTCTAATATAGATATTCTCAACAAAATCCTACTAGTACGATGACGTCAAACAGAATCTAAGTCTTACAGCGTTGACGTTACAGGTATTGATTAATGTAATGGTTgaatagaagcagacgttactttgtggaattccatgatatccCATGaacatgaagcttaatttgctatatactcTGTGAAAAGCATGAGAAGCTGTAccatgtaatttataatgaaacTTTGCAAATTTAATTGTTCCCACCATGCTCCAATGGTTGgcgaatttttattattattatcacatattagATGTCTTGATTGATGTCTAGAAAAATAAGATTCTAATTCTGAAATAAATgtgtcaacaatattaaaattatattactctAAGCGATGATAATAGCCAGTTAATGCCTGTATCGGTATGGACACAAGCAATTTAAAGATCACATAGAAAaaaccacattttttttattaatccctatttttacgtgttctttgtttttagaaacagaaaataaaagacAGAGAAGGGACAGCTCAACGGAGACAGGTGGCAGTGGGAGGGAGGCTTGCACTCTCTTTGTTAGCAATTTGGAGTTCAAGTAAGTTGCCTAGATCTTTGttactagcagtggcgtgcacttcatacatgcacaaaagcactagctaccctaaaattgatgtaTAACTCGAAAAAGAGGAGGATTTATGGCATTTTATACAATCTTTCCACTGTATGCAtatcctggtaagaaacccagtgcacgccactggttactaGCACAGCTAAACACAAAactaacttaatttatttatgtagaaggCATAAACGTGGAGTCATAAGATGTCCGAATTCTCGAAGGGCTAACAAATTttacaaaactaaataatataactaaaaataaaaaaaaataaaatatcacccTCATACTTTATTgtgaatttttacaaatactgttattaaattgttctcattcaaaatttatttatttaattcaaattcaaagtacATTTATATCAAGGAGGCCTACTCAAGTGTACTCAAGTGTGccgtgtagtgactctaccaccggttcggaaagcattctaccgagaagagctggcaagaaactcagtaacagtagttgctctttaaattgacagccgactggcgcagtgggcagcgattctgctttctgagtcctaggccgtgggttcgattcccacaactggaaaatgtttgtgtgatgaacatgattgtttttcactgtctgagcgtttatctgtatattataagtatttatgtgtattatattcataaaaatattcaagagctatcttagtacccataacgcaagctacgcttactttggggctagatggcgatgtgtgtattttcgtagtatatttatttatttatttaaagtatttatggaatgaagtgactaaccgcctacAACATTATAggataatgttctaaacgtttaccataaaatagggaaaatggaaaaagtgagctagcaacattccgcggttgtGAAGTGAGTGTACGTGGCGTTTTAACAGTTTTTGGAcaaaatgcactgcatgcagtaatggctgaatgagggttctgtatgttcttaactctgccTCTcgtctttaattttaagttaacgaatagaTGTAGGTACTTATTGCGTCTCACgtttcatacattttaaaagttaGTAAGTAAGTGTATTTGCGAATAGGCTCGAGTACAAAAAGTTTGAAATTGACTTTTAACATTCTTGTTACAGAGTAAACGAGCAAAATTTAAGGAACAAATTATCTGAGTACGGCGATATAGTCTCGATGCGAGTGAGGGCTGGTGTTAAAGCATTCGGTGGATCCATCTGCTACTGCCAATACAAGTCACCGGTAAGCTATTATTTGGATCTTTGGGAGGATTATACCAGCCTAGTAGGGAAAACTGTAGACTTGACGTCAAGtaaacgttaatttttttttattggtagagctttttgtgacacagctcATTCGGGGACGTACTTTCGCCAATGCATAAGCATCATTATTGTAGCTTTGTTGCCCATcagggcgtggttgtcggtgtaataacaggcgcATGAGTCTTAACACGTCTTAGGTCGATGGACACAAAGCGGCATGATGCAGGACGTACGAAAGTTGTACAAGGCCGAAAgctttcttgtatttttaatttgaccCTGTTTATAGATATTTCGAAATGCCTCGGCAACCATTTCCGTTTGCTCTTTGTTCGGAAGGGCCTCCCCCAACTTTCTGCACTGGTTCCtagtttctatttatttatttatactctttaattgtacaccatataattctgaaaaaaaagagaacaaaCTTAAAGAATGtaataggatacaaaaggcgttATTTATGTTCTTGTCTATGTGCCAGCCCCTTGTAGTTCTAATGACATCAACCCATATTTTAAATGGTCTGCCCGTTTCTATATAAAGTTTCCTGTGTGGCCAGTATCAACatcctattattatttacatacaaatattattacgaCAGCATTACATCGAGTATCagtagcccagtgagtaggattgaatcccagcaccatgtaaccagtggcgtgcacttcatacatgcacagaagcactgcctaccctaaaatttatatatactcgcataggaggagaatttttgccgtttcatgcaattttcctgctgtatgcataccctggtaagaaacccagtgcacgccactgtgtatgtAACCTCTTAGTTTTCTAccgtgaaggaaacatcgtgaggatacctgcctcagagttctccataatgttcttaaaggtgtgttgagtccaccaatgtgcactgggccagcgtggtggacttcggccttgaacccttcttattgtcggaggaaacccgtgcccttttCTGGGCCGATAATGCGAGATTATACCAacaaagtaatatattatattgtaagattattatatgtatatattatatatgtatatatagttatatatatgcaaatatatattatgtttatttatatgtaacacCTACctttcttcttgagctgtgtttaacgcctttggttgcctggaagagatcgctatgtagcgatctcttccaggcgatCTCTTTcagataaggccgccaaattatatacattttgttaaattttgtgtacaataaaagtgtattcattcattcattcattcattcaaagtaataaataaaccgaCGGACACACTTTcccaattattataatattagtatcgatTGCTTTATAGGAATCAGTAGACAAAGCGGTAGAAC
This is a stretch of genomic DNA from Pararge aegeria chromosome 12, ilParAegt1.1, whole genome shotgun sequence. It encodes these proteins:
- the LOC120627893 gene encoding squamous cell carcinoma antigen recognized by T-cells 3, which codes for MAIVEDEVRNGSEEENEIEVVVEEDDGDQDSDDSDDDDDDEAAIEKKVADLVLRIADDPYNYNDHIDLIQALWSLSELDRWRSAFDRLQKLSLLRAEHWLLRLQTEETLAHTPQSREHIANLFQQATIDCYSIPILSEWCSWSMTAGEAISAREQLDEVLSRAGADPLSGKIFWDAKLELEKAKLETMNEEHPSYKEQKKRVLWCLEEAVSRPLLRSEEAWPQLQELAVTMYDQEYVDKVKKQHDAALEYLQKISPFEDRLLTTEDAEEKCKVYQEYIDTVKELSHEDKYSECDSRGILKVLYDRATTECLSCEASHGLLLAFVRHVRNTSSRATIHRVLELCARRCPRKATFWILKMQQAEHENKGIDEVKSIFESALSKGMDSYKQAEALWLSYLEQSRRRTDFATQDHVDRLRRTFRLAWDSLAEAWGDEANDSEIPLFWARLEYKRIKDPAQGKEIFEEIFKYGENKTLSKYWEALINLERTRDPPAPERKLRDLHKRALRCVNDYPPAVARLWTDYERDFGQLATGVECAELCEEKLQKWRESYQAMKDKMIGQKKKGKQIPNKKPKVDNKKKKDEKTNKGKRKSDDSSENTEVKRKKDADMEVDVPDEEGDTGGGVKRSHDEDEGGKTENKRQRRDSSTETGGSGREACTLFVSNLEFKVNEQNLRNKLSEYGDIVSMRVRAGVKAFGGSICYCQYKSPESVDKAVEHDRTPLDGRPMFLSRYSATKSKPTFKYAMTTERNKLFVRNLPYSHCTKEALTEIFEKFGKLKDVRVVTFKDGKPKGLAYIDYEEEKPASEALDKTNGLLVGDRKIEVAVSAPPPKQEASTSVSLGLPKRDVAGGMRRTQLSSFIPRVLQTATTSTSTSKSTSNGSSHENGAEKRPLSNTDFRNMLLNK